The Brasilonema sennae CENA114 genome includes a region encoding these proteins:
- the glgP gene encoding alpha-glucan family phosphorylase, giving the protein MQPIRTFNVSPSLPQRLEPLRKLAYNLHWDWNVETKDLFRRLDPDLWESSRHNPVLMLGTISQARLLEVVEDEGFLAQMDRAARQLEDYLQERTWYEKQRVGHASDEKGQEYYAYFSAEFGLVDCLPVYSGGLGVLAGDHLKSASDLGLPLVGVGLLYQQGYFAQYLNADGWQQERYPINDFYNMTLHLERNPDGSELRISVDYPGRTVYARVWRVQVGSVPLYMLDTNIEPNNSYDHNITDQLYGGDIDMRIHQEIMLGIGGVRMLKALGYNITAYHMNEGHAAFSALERIRILLQEEGLSYPQAKQVVASSNIFTTHTPVPAGIDLFPPDKMLYYLGHYADVFGLTKEQYLALGRENTKDSSAPFSMAVLALKMATFSNGVAQLHGVVSRQMFKSLWQNVPTEEVPIKAITNGVHARSCVAKSTQELYDRYLGPSWSSAPTDNPLWERMDAIPDEELWRNHERCRLDMIVYVREHLVKHLRDRGASASEIASAQEVLDPKVLTIGFARRFATYKRATLWMRDVERIKRILLANKDRKVQFVISGKAHPKDIPGKELIREINHFIDEQGLQKQIVFVPNYDIYISRLMVAGCDIWLNTPRRPREASGTSGMKAAMNGLPNLSVLDGWWDEADYVRTGWAIGHGEMYDDPNYQDEIEANAFYDLLENEVVPLFYDRDVDGLPRHWVDKMKDAIRLNCPFFNTARMVREYAERAYFPASDRFHTLTADKYAPAKELADWQQNLTAHWFDIKIKDVNVSSGADIEVNQIVNVKAKVDLATLTNNDVQVELYQGAIDADGGIVNGVPVVMDYQGEDKDGLSTYTVDILYNTSGYQGLSLRVLPKHKDLSSPYEPRLIVWAQ; this is encoded by the coding sequence TTCACTACCGCAGCGACTTGAGCCACTGCGGAAGCTGGCATATAACCTGCACTGGGATTGGAACGTTGAGACGAAAGACTTATTCCGACGCTTAGATCCTGACTTATGGGAATCTAGCCGTCATAACCCGGTTTTGATGCTCGGTACCATTAGTCAAGCGCGTCTGTTGGAAGTCGTGGAAGATGAAGGCTTCCTGGCACAGATGGATCGAGCCGCGCGCCAGTTAGAGGATTATTTGCAAGAGCGTACCTGGTATGAAAAACAAAGAGTTGGTCATGCCTCAGATGAGAAAGGACAAGAATACTACGCCTATTTCTCGGCTGAGTTTGGGCTTGTAGATTGTTTGCCAGTCTATTCTGGAGGCTTGGGAGTTCTTGCTGGGGATCACCTCAAATCTGCTAGCGATTTAGGGCTACCTTTGGTTGGTGTGGGTCTACTCTACCAGCAAGGCTATTTTGCTCAATATCTGAACGCTGATGGTTGGCAGCAGGAACGCTACCCAATCAACGACTTTTATAATATGACTTTGCACCTAGAACGCAATCCTGATGGCTCAGAATTGCGGATTTCGGTCGATTATCCAGGACGTACTGTTTATGCTAGAGTTTGGCGTGTACAAGTGGGATCAGTTCCCCTGTATATGCTCGACACTAACATTGAACCCAATAATTCTTACGACCACAACATCACAGACCAGCTTTACGGTGGGGATATCGATATGCGTATCCACCAAGAAATTATGCTGGGGATCGGTGGTGTGCGAATGCTAAAAGCCCTTGGATACAACATCACCGCGTATCATATGAATGAAGGTCACGCGGCATTCTCTGCCCTAGAACGTATCCGCATTCTTCTTCAAGAAGAAGGGCTGAGTTATCCCCAAGCCAAACAGGTGGTGGCTTCCAGTAATATCTTTACAACTCACACACCAGTACCGGCGGGAATTGACTTGTTCCCCCCAGACAAAATGTTGTACTACCTGGGACATTACGCTGATGTCTTTGGCTTAACTAAAGAACAATATTTGGCTTTGGGACGCGAAAATACTAAAGATTCGTCTGCGCCTTTTAGTATGGCAGTCCTGGCACTGAAAATGGCGACATTCTCTAACGGTGTGGCACAACTGCATGGTGTGGTGTCACGCCAAATGTTTAAGAGTTTGTGGCAAAATGTGCCCACAGAGGAAGTGCCGATCAAAGCAATTACGAACGGCGTTCATGCTCGCAGTTGTGTTGCTAAATCTACACAGGAGTTGTACGATCGCTACCTAGGACCAAGCTGGTCATCCGCACCGACTGATAACCCTTTGTGGGAACGCATGGACGCGATCCCCGATGAAGAGTTGTGGCGTAATCACGAGCGCTGCCGCTTAGATATGATTGTCTATGTGCGGGAGCATCTGGTGAAGCATTTGCGAGACCGTGGGGCTTCTGCCTCAGAAATTGCCTCTGCACAAGAAGTTCTTGACCCCAAAGTTCTCACCATTGGCTTTGCCCGTCGCTTTGCAACCTACAAACGTGCTACTCTGTGGATGCGGGATGTTGAGCGAATTAAGCGGATTTTGTTGGCCAACAAAGACCGTAAGGTGCAGTTTGTGATCTCTGGTAAAGCACACCCCAAGGATATTCCTGGTAAGGAACTTATCCGCGAGATCAATCACTTCATCGACGAACAGGGTTTGCAAAAGCAGATTGTGTTTGTCCCCAACTACGATATTTATATATCTCGGTTGATGGTTGCTGGTTGTGATATCTGGTTAAACACTCCGCGCCGTCCACGGGAAGCTTCTGGTACAAGTGGCATGAAGGCAGCTATGAATGGTTTGCCGAATTTAAGCGTACTAGATGGTTGGTGGGATGAAGCTGATTATGTTCGTACTGGTTGGGCGATTGGACATGGAGAAATGTATGATGATCCCAATTACCAAGATGAAATAGAGGCAAATGCTTTTTACGATTTGCTGGAAAATGAAGTTGTCCCTCTGTTTTACGACCGGGATGTTGATGGTTTGCCTCGCCACTGGGTTGACAAAATGAAGGATGCAATCCGGTTAAATTGTCCGTTCTTTAACACGGCACGGATGGTGCGAGAATATGCAGAACGCGCTTATTTCCCCGCAAGCGATCGCTTCCACACTCTGACTGCTGATAAATACGCCCCAGCGAAAGAACTAGCTGATTGGCAACAGAATCTCACTGCACACTGGTTCGACATCAAAATAAAAGATGTTAACGTATCCTCTGGAGCAGATATTGAGGTTAACCAAATTGTTAACGTCAAAGCCAAAGTTGATCTGGCAACTTTGACGAACAATGATGTACAGGTGGAACTCTACCAAGGTGCCATTGATGCTGATGGCGGTATTGTCAACGGTGTTCCTGTGGTCATGGATTACCAAGGAGAGGATAAGGATGGCTTAAGTACTTACACCGTGGATATATTGTATAATACATCTGGTTACCAAGGCTTATCTTTGCGAGTTTTACCAAAACACAAAGACCTCTCTAGTCCTTATGAGCCAAGGTTAATTGTTTGGGCACAGTAA
- a CDS encoding DUF429 domain-containing protein: MKFLGIDLGWKSQPSGLCYLQFIDGKLQIQDLDRKESIADILTWIDTCVTPEEPAIIGVDAPTLIPNATGSRLPDKLTHKHFGKYHAGCYPANLGLPFAERTVKFGLELEARGFAHAPTIEPQKPGRYQIEVFPHPAIVNLFGLERILKYKKGRLSDRRLELIKLHHYITEILPSLQPPLCLDGSFLSEIPTTGAALKQVEDKLDSLICAYVAAYWWFWGEQRNLVLGDRTTGYIVIPSKS, translated from the coding sequence ATGAAATTTCTCGGAATTGACCTAGGCTGGAAATCCCAACCCAGCGGTTTATGCTACTTACAATTCATAGACGGAAAACTGCAAATACAAGATTTAGACCGCAAAGAATCTATTGCAGACATATTAACTTGGATTGATACTTGCGTTACACCAGAAGAACCCGCCATCATCGGTGTAGATGCACCCACCCTCATTCCCAACGCTACTGGAAGTCGCTTACCCGACAAACTCACTCACAAACACTTTGGCAAGTATCACGCTGGATGCTATCCAGCAAATCTGGGCCTACCCTTTGCAGAAAGAACAGTAAAATTTGGCTTAGAATTAGAAGCCCGTGGTTTTGCCCACGCACCAACTATCGAACCACAAAAACCAGGCAGATATCAAATAGAAGTCTTTCCTCATCCAGCCATAGTTAATTTATTTGGCTTAGAACGAATTCTTAAATATAAAAAAGGACGCTTGAGCGATCGCCGCCTCGAACTCATCAAACTCCACCATTACATCACAGAAATCTTACCCTCTCTCCAACCTCCTCTGTGTCTTGATGGTTCGTTTCTTTCCGAAATTCCCACCACAGGCGCAGCCCTCAAACAAGTCGAAGACAAACTCGATAGCCTCATTTGTGCTTATGTCGCTGCATACTGGTGGTTTTGGGGGGAGCAACGTAACCTGGTTCTTGGCGATCGCACCACAGGTTACATTGTCATCCCCTCCAAAAGTTAA
- a CDS encoding caspase family protein encodes MIQQSAKSSSKFFALLIGVDCYLPNMLPQGASYNSLAGCVRDINHVESFLRNKLQVPPAHILKLTASNSDSPNIPQEPSEQLPTYDNIVAKFKQLTDLAEPQDQVYIHYSGHGGRSTTIYPDLKGSYGVDESLVPTDIGNPEARYLRDLELATLLQNMVDKGLVVTLVLDSCHSGGATRGGVNDANIRGLNKNIIDTTPRPTESLVASTEELIQNWQQLTHGQQNTRNVTAASGWLPEPKGYVLLAACRDNESAYEYAFNGKENNGALTYWLLDSLQKLGNDCTFKVLHDRILAKINSQFQQQTPMLQGEGDRLLFSGKSTKPQSAILVKKVDVASNQVLLQAGEAQGLRKGAEFAIYQLGITDFSQTDKRVALAKVVKVRAEESIAEVTKILRQEQAGNNLRLYIPPSKAGNSTQQTLSQGIIEDGASAILLSPSVKLVRKVRLLPPLENQQLPKEIDYKEALTAVKAAKENVEGNGWVEFLSSDQPSDEPVTYQVSVNAEGEYEILDAGGELINLRPPLKVDEHNAAASVVNRLVHLSKYQATLQLDNNDPISSFAGKLKVDICLPGETRGELLPLNAPGNVPTFDVDESAILRIRNESTKVLNITVLAIQPDWSISQLHPKGAAAFEPLDPGREKMIRIQTSLCEGYNESADVLKVFATVGATNFRCLELPALDKPRRGTQVFRATNPLEELLAAVASVQPPNRNISAAAYPSDKWTTEQVKLVVKKIVNC; translated from the coding sequence ATGATTCAACAAAGTGCAAAATCTAGCTCCAAATTCTTCGCCTTATTGATTGGGGTTGATTGCTATTTACCGAACATGCTACCACAAGGAGCTTCTTACAACAGTCTTGCTGGTTGTGTGCGCGATATTAATCATGTCGAATCTTTCCTGAGAAACAAACTGCAAGTACCCCCAGCACATATTCTTAAACTTACAGCTTCCAACTCTGACAGTCCCAACATACCGCAAGAGCCATCCGAACAGCTACCTACATATGACAATATCGTAGCTAAATTTAAGCAACTCACTGATTTAGCTGAACCTCAAGACCAAGTCTACATCCACTACTCCGGACATGGTGGACGTTCGACAACAATTTATCCTGATCTCAAAGGAAGCTACGGGGTAGATGAATCACTTGTCCCTACAGACATTGGCAATCCAGAAGCTCGTTATCTTCGTGATCTAGAGTTGGCAACACTCTTACAAAATATGGTAGATAAAGGGTTAGTGGTTACACTAGTTCTGGATAGCTGTCATTCTGGAGGAGCAACACGAGGAGGAGTCAATGATGCTAATATTCGCGGTTTAAATAAGAATATTATAGACACAACGCCACGACCAACAGAAAGCTTAGTTGCATCAACTGAAGAATTGATCCAAAACTGGCAACAATTAACACACGGACAACAAAACACTCGCAACGTAACTGCAGCTAGTGGTTGGTTGCCTGAACCTAAAGGATATGTTTTATTGGCTGCTTGTCGGGATAATGAGTCTGCTTATGAATATGCTTTCAATGGTAAAGAAAACAATGGTGCGTTAACTTATTGGTTATTAGACTCTCTACAGAAGTTGGGGAATGATTGTACCTTTAAGGTACTCCACGATCGCATCCTCGCAAAGATAAACAGTCAGTTTCAACAACAAACACCAATGCTGCAAGGAGAAGGCGATCGCCTGCTCTTCAGCGGTAAATCTACAAAACCACAATCTGCCATTCTTGTCAAGAAAGTTGATGTGGCTTCTAATCAGGTACTCTTGCAAGCAGGCGAAGCACAAGGTTTGCGTAAAGGTGCGGAGTTTGCCATCTATCAATTAGGCATAACCGATTTTTCCCAAACTGATAAACGAGTCGCACTGGCTAAAGTTGTAAAAGTGCGTGCAGAAGAATCTATTGCGGAAGTTACCAAAATCCTGCGTCAAGAACAAGCAGGTAACAACTTGCGTCTTTATATTCCTCCTTCTAAAGCGGGTAATTCAACACAGCAAACTCTCAGTCAAGGAATTATTGAAGATGGTGCTTCTGCTATACTACTGTCTCCTAGTGTCAAACTTGTCCGAAAGGTACGCCTGTTGCCTCCTTTAGAAAATCAGCAACTACCAAAAGAAATAGATTATAAAGAAGCATTGACAGCAGTCAAAGCCGCTAAAGAAAACGTAGAAGGCAATGGTTGGGTAGAGTTCTTATCTAGTGATCAACCGAGTGATGAACCTGTCACCTATCAGGTATCTGTCAACGCTGAAGGGGAATATGAAATTCTGGATGCAGGTGGAGAATTAATTAATTTGCGCCCTCCACTCAAAGTAGACGAACACAATGCTGCAGCTAGTGTCGTTAACCGCTTAGTGCATCTTTCCAAGTATCAAGCGACTTTACAACTAGACAACAACGACCCAATATCATCATTTGCAGGAAAACTAAAAGTTGACATCTGCCTACCAGGAGAAACCAGAGGTGAATTATTACCATTAAATGCTCCAGGTAACGTCCCAACTTTTGACGTAGATGAATCTGCAATACTGCGTATCCGCAATGAATCAACCAAAGTTCTCAACATTACCGTACTGGCTATTCAACCAGATTGGAGTATTTCCCAGCTACACCCAAAAGGGGCTGCTGCCTTTGAACCGTTAGATCCGGGCAGGGAGAAAATGATTCGCATCCAGACAAGCCTTTGTGAAGGTTATAACGAAAGTGCCGATGTTCTCAAAGTTTTTGCCACAGTTGGTGCAACGAATTTCCGGTGTCTTGAACTACCAGCACTAGACAAACCTCGTAGGGGAACACAGGTATTTAGAGCAACTAACCCACTTGAAGAATTATTAGCAGCAGTTGCAAGTGTTCAACCCCCAAATAGAAATATAAGTGCTGCGGCTTATCCCAGTGACAAATGGACAACAGAACAGGTGAAACTGGTGGTGAAGAAGATTGTTAATTGTTAA